A single window of Plasmodium reichenowi strain SY57 chromosome 14, whole genome shotgun sequence DNA harbors:
- a CDS encoding eukaryotic translation initiation factor eIF2A, putative, protein MISDNNENNNNLYFLAFSKNKVTIYEYDVDLSKNIVDDINDEIKRCEEEDEKNKINEHTVPLTNDEKKVDMNHIRNNNIINNNTNNTNQIKKSTNKFNNDFVLNRGIKIYKEYDDVELATCTNDYKKIILVRKSDLNVAEIIDIKSENKNVTCIKTKTQIKRIITSPRDNYIVLHCQYKPDITNTNLYVYKINVKSSKKKKKKDKKNSECENIKGEENSIGKENDNYEEEKKNINMNNNNNIPIHNNNNNNNSNNNSNNNESTNDNIIYNENLIIELTLKSYSNKNWPFFKWSDSESICTCLINNQVYIYKDNNFNTTVNKLKLDNIEFFDISPELNNKKGILIATYEQGSKGNPSIFKIFHIDNLNKHIYSKNFFNSDEIKLKWNKNGSSLLLQIHTQVDKEKQSYYGSSNLYFIDTVTLKDVNVMTNKGLIYDTIWSNNQNKFYVCKGEIPAEIVLHDKNGNVSHSYGRHKFNTLKLNYNEKLLLTGGFGNLSGDISIWNTSTKKEITKTKSSCAVICEFFNDGKHFLTATTHPRLRVDNNLKIFKYNGLIVSRINFEELYNVIILPFNKIKFQQTEEPVDINLEHTTLQPYINKQLGIDSKKTGIYRAPRSTGLVNLNGYLSSKLPDREKSSLPPGCNFVNENKNYNKKKKKKRSSKSKQKRETF, encoded by the coding sequence atgatatcagataataatgaaaacaataataatttatatttcttagcatttagtaaaaataaagtgACCATTTATGAATATGATGTGGATTtaagtaaaaatattgtagatgatattaatgatgaaattaaaagatGTGAAGAGGAAGatgagaaaaataaaataaatgaacataCAGTTCCTTTGACgaatgatgaaaaaaaagttgATATGAATCATATAcgaaataataatataataaataataatacaaacaATACGAATCAGATAAAAAAATCtacaaataaatttaataatgattttgttttaaatcgtggtattaaaatatataaggaATATGATGATGTTGAACTAGCCACATGTACAAATgactataaaaaaattatccTTGTAAGAAAAAGTGATTTAAATGTAGCCGAAATTATTGATATAAAAAgtgaaaataaaaatgtgacatgtataaaaacaaaaacacaaattaaaagaattattacGAGTCCTAGAGATAACTACATTGTTTTACATTGTCAATACAAGCCTGATATAACAAATACGAAtttgtatgtatataaaattaatgtAAAATCTTctaagaaaaaaaaaaagaaagacAAAAAGAATTCAGAAtgtgaaaatataaaggGTGAAGAAAATTCAAtaggaaaagaaaatgataattatgaagaagaaaagaaaaatattaatatgaataataataataatatacctatacataataataataataacaataacaGTAATAATAACAGTAATAATAACGAATCAActaatgataatattatatataatgaaaacCTTATTATAGAACTTACACTCAAAAGTTATAGTAACAAGAATTGGCCTTTCTTCAAATGGAGTGATAGCGAATCTATATGCACTTGTCTCATTAATAACcaagtatatatttataaagataataatttcaATACAACTGTGAACAAACTGAAATTAGATAATATTGaattttttgatatatcacctgaattaaataataagaaagGAATATTAATAGCTACATATGAACAAGGAAGTAAAGGAAATCCAtcaatttttaaaatatttcatattgataatttaaataaacaCATATACTCAAAAaacttttttaattcaGATGAAATAAAACTCAAATGGAATAAAAATGGGAGCtccttattattacaaataCATACACAAGTAGATAAAGAGAAACAGTCATATTATGGTTCAAGcaatttatattttattgatACCGTAACATTAAAGGATGTAAATGTTATGACTAATAAAGgattaatatatgatacCATATGGTcaaataatcaaaataagTTTTATGTATGTAAAGGTGAAATCCCAGCAGAAATTGTTCTACATGATAAAAATGGAAATGTCTCACATTCATATGGAAGACATAAATTTAATACGCtcaaattaaattataatgaaaaattattattaacagGAGGATTTGGAAACTTAAGTGGAGATATATCTATTTGGAATACTTCAACCAAAAAAGAAATCACAAAAACCAAATCATCATGTGCAGTCATATGtgaattttttaatgatGGGAAACATTTCTTAACAGCTACAACACATCCAAGATTAAGAgttgataataatttgaaaatatttaaatataatggTTTAATAGTTAGTAGAATTAATTTtgaagaattatataatgttatcattttaccatttaataaaattaaatttcAACAAACAGAGGAACCTGTTGATATCAATTTAGAACATACTACCTTACAAccatatattaataaacaACTAGGTATTGATTCAAAAAAAACAGGTATATATAGAGCACCAAGATCTACTGGTCTAGTTAACTTAAATGGTTATCTTTCTTCAAAACTTCCGGATAGGGAAAAATCTTCCTTACCTCCTGGATGTAATTTTgttaatgaaaataaaaattataataaaaagaaaaaaaaaaagagaagTTCAAAAAGTAAACAAAAGAGAGAAACATTCtag